A single window of Aquila chrysaetos chrysaetos chromosome W unlocalized genomic scaffold, bAquChr1.4 W_unloc_9, whole genome shotgun sequence DNA harbors:
- the LOC115338060 gene encoding LOW QUALITY PROTEIN: exocyst complex component 3-like protein 2 (The sequence of the model RefSeq protein was modified relative to this genomic sequence to represent the inferred CDS: deleted 1 base in 1 codon), translating to MPLLKKTPKEEEEDGDPFTANPESCCHRRATLERLVGLAPFGHARHPPPKDEDGDGGQARRQSEDFRLLWRLPGRCKASVEALAERPVPKCSSLLWLALGTRRRRGSAGEHPPMVESEGASNGDQDGGGQRQVGRGKARESLSVLEILELIQRQELVAADEQIIALEAECMALSPSPVPTAGRQVQDMSLLYEALLAQLWVVVGEAVPAGRPYPPLHSVIRVLEQEEAADRRHPPGTPGRPRALQPRWQEAVGRAAGERLAQVAPAAGLGARLAALAAQLVGDLGAVRCHVAPAYPPEYSAFGVYACGYHRALAQQLGALAQRPLVVPNLYLLLDWHSNAYPREVLGHPEVGALLQVQALGPLLPPETQCCLDSSCIAAIKAKVEVAVAQELQFSKDTWAEEASSQELQEGLATRVTGLLRAHVDRAPQITPEFGMEMAHSLLGVLVAFLHSFQRKVEWFLEAPSEATPPDGATSLAIALVNCCPPFRTFAEHLAQFGHPESEEPRCQAHATLDKVTRLCNHILTQHLFEDLKPYFNKLMKHKWLTSSDAFDTIVMLITSFTQKLCPLRPEPYQVLVSKVHRQVLIEYMQPLLQVRLVCTSAKMRARVAARLGNEAHQLRELFSHLDSASPWLDSVVPRLRELLVLEDTVALQMEVGVLVRDFPDVRQKHVVAVLDVWGLRGQAARLEILGVVQDLEQSKAEPGLPCQCAAFSELAVAREVPCLPFHLPRLARLSHLHLRCLYPQCPGQAQL from the exons ATGCCTCTGCTAAAGAAAACAcccaaggaggaggaggaggatggcgACCCTTTCACCGCCAACCCTGAGAGCTGCTGCCACCGGCGGGCCACCCTGGAGCGCCTGGTGGGTCTGGCACCCTTTGGCCATGCCCGCCACCCCCCACCCAAAGACGAGGATGGGGACGGTGGCCAGGCGCGGCGGCAGTCAGAAGATTTCAGGCTGTTGTGGCGGCTGCCAGGTCGGTGCAAGGCCAGCGTGGAGGCGCTGGCGGAGAGGCCGGTCCCCAAGTGCAGCTCACTGCTGTGGCTGGCCTTGGGGACACGAAGACGGCGGGGGTCTGCAGGTGAGCACCCGCCAATGGTGGAGAGCGAGGGA GCATCCAACGGGGACCAGGATGGCGGGGGACAGCGGCAGGTGGGGCGTGGGAAGGCCAGGGAGTCACTCTCGG tgctggaGATACTGGAGCTGATCCAGCGGCAGGAGCTGGTGGCAGCCGATGAGCAGATCATCGCGCTGGAGGCAGAGTGCATGGCCTTGTCCCCGTCCCCTGTCCCCACGGCCGGGCGGCAAGTGCAGGACATGTCGCTGCTCTACGAGGCACTGCTGGCGCAGCTCTGGGTGGTGGTGGGCGAAGCGGTGCCCGCCGGGCGCCCCTACCCTCCCTTGCACTCAGTGATCcgggtgctggagcaggaggaggcgGCCGATCGCCGGCACCCGCCAGGCACCCCGGGGCGCCCGCGCGCCCTGCAGCCCCGCTGGCAGGAGGCGGTGGGACGGGCGGCGGGAGAGAGGTTGGCGCAGGTGGCACCTGCCGCCGGGTTGGGTGCCCGGTTGGCGGCGCTGGCAGCTCAGTTGGTGGGCGATCTGGGTGCTGTGCGGTGCCACGTGGCACCTGCTTACCCCCCCGAGTACAGCGCCTTCGGGGTCTACGCCTGTGGGTACCACCGGGCACTGGCGCAACAGCTGGGCGCGCTGGCGCAGAGACCCCTCGTCGTGCCCAACCTCTACCTTCTACTTGACTGGCACAGCAACGCCTACCCCag ggaggtgctggggcaCCCTGAGGTGGGGGCCCTACTGCAGGTGCAGGCACTGGGGCCCCTCTTACCCCCTGAGACCCAGTGCTGCCTCGACAGCTCTTGCATCGCCGCCATCAAG GCGAAGGTGGAGGTGGCAGTGGCGCAGGAGCTGCAGTTCAGCAAGGACACATGGGCAGAGGAGGCctccagccaggagctgcaggagggactGGCCACCCGCGTCACTGGG CTGCTGCGGGCACACGTGGACCGAGCCCCCCAGATCACCCCCGAGTTTGGCATGGAGATGGCACACAGCCTCCTGGGCGTGCTGGTGGCCTTCTTGCACAG TTTCCAGCGGAAGGTGGAGTGGTTCCTAGAGGCCCCCAGCGAAGCCACCCCACCGGACGGTGCCACCAGCCTGGCCATCGCCCTGGTCAACTGCTGTCCTCCCTTCAG GACTTTTGCCGAGCACCTGGCACAGTTTGGGCACCCAGAGAGTGAGGAGCCCCGATGCCAGGCCCATGCCACCCTGGACAAGGTGACCCGGCTCTGCAACCACATCCTCACCCAACACCTCTTCGAGGACCTCAAG ccctaCTTCAACAAGCTGATGAAGCACAAGTGGCTGACAAGCTCCGACGCTTTCGACACCATCGTGATGCTCATCACCAGCTTCACCCAGAAGCTGTGTCCGCTGCGCCCTGAGCCCTACCAG GTGCTGGTGAGCAAGGTGCACCGGCAGGTGCTCATCGAGTACATGCAGCCGCTGCTGCAGGTGCGCTTGGTCTGTACCTCGGCCAAGATGCGCGCCCGGGTGGCTGCCCGCCTTGGGAACGAAGCTCACCAGCTCCGCGAGCTCTTCAGCCACTTG GATTCAGCCTCACCCTGGCTGGATTCGGTGGTGCCGAGGTTGAGGGAACTGCTGGTGCTGGAGGACACGGTGGCGCTGCAGATGGAGGTGGGTGTCCTGGTGAGGGACTTCCCCGACGTCCG GCAGAAGCACGTGGTGGCGGTGCTGGACGtgtgggggctgcggggccagGCGGCGCGGCTGGAGATCCTGGGGGTGGTACAGGACCTGGAGCAGAGCAAGGCCGAGCCGGGGCTGCCGTGCCAATGCGCCGCCTTCTCCGAGCTGGCCGTGGCCCGCGAGGTGCCATGTCTGCCCTTCCACCTGCCGCGCCTGGCGCGTCTCTCCCACCTGCACCTGCGTTGCCTGTACCCTCAGTGCCCCGGCCAGGCACAGCTCTGA
- the FOSB gene encoding protein fosB isoform X1 codes for MYQGFPGDYDSGSRCSSSPSAESQYLSSVDSFGSPAAAAAAQECSGLGDMPGSFVPTVTAITTSQDLQWLVQPTLISSVAQSQPPGAPMAHPPPVDPYDLPGPSYSTPGMGAFATGPAAPPARPARARPRRSREETLTPEEEEKRRVRRERNKLAAAKCRNRRRELTDRLQAETDQLEEEKAELESEIAELQKEKERLEFVLVAHAPACKLPFEDVSSLGAGPAEVSTLGKEEPAGTVTFLPPGPFQPSAQGPFPSCCFAPGVPSGPPNPSYTSSFVFTHPEGTTCGASHQRSSSSDQSSDSLNSPSLLAL; via the exons ATGTACCAAGGTTTCCCCGGTGACTACGACTCGGGTTCCCGCTGCAGTTCCTCTCCCTCCGCCGAATCCCAGTACCTCTCCTCGGTCGATTCCTTcgggagcccggcggcggcggcggccgcgcag GAGTGCAGCGGCCTGGGGGACATGCCCGGCTCCTTCGTGCCCACGGTGACggccatcaccaccagccaggACCTGCAGTGGCTGGTGCAGCCCACCCTCATCTCCTCGGTGGCCCAGTCGCAGCCCCCAGGGGCACCCATGGCGCACCCCCCTCCCGTCGATCCCTACGACCTCCCAGGACCCAGCTACTCTACGCCGGGCATGGGTGCCTTTGCCACAGGGCCGGCAGCACCGCCGGCACGTCCTGCTCGTGCCCGTCCCCGGCGCAGCCGCGAGGAGACG CTGacgccagaggaggaggagaagcgcCGGGTGCGGCGGGAGAGGAACAAGTTGGCAGCAGCCAAGTGCCGTAACCGGCGCCGGGAGCTGACGGATCGGCTGCAGGCG GAAACAGACCAgttggaggaggagaaagccGAGCTGGAGTCAGAGATCgcagagctgcagaaggagaaggaacGGCTGGAGTTCGTCTTAGTGGCCCATGCCCCTGCCTGCAAGCTCCCCTTTGAGGATGTCAGCTCCTTGGGTGCCGGCCCCGCCGAGGTGAGCACCCTGGGCAAGGAAGAGCCGGCGGGGACCGTCACCTTCCTACCCCCGGGTCCGTTCCAGCCGAGCGCCCAgggccccttccccagctgctgcttcgCGCCCGGGGTCCCCTCAGGGCCACCTAACCCATCCTATACGTCTTCGTTTGTGTTCACCCACCCAGAGGGAACCACCTGCGGAGCCTCGCATCAgcggagcagcagcagcgacCAGTCCTCGGACTCCTTGAATTCTCCCTCGCTCCTCGCGTTGTGA
- the FOSB gene encoding protein fosB isoform X3, with protein sequence MYQGFPGDYDSGSRCSSSPSAESQYLSSVDSFGSPAAAAAAQECSGLGDMPGSFVPTVTAITTSQDLQWLVQPTLISSVAQSQPPGAPMAHPPPVDPYDLPGPSYSTPGMGAFATGPAAPPARPARARPRRSREETLTPEEEEKRRVRRERNKLAAAKCRNRRRELTDRLQAETDQLEEEKAELESEIAELQKEKERLEFVLVAHAPACKLPFEDVSSLGAGPAEREPPAEPRISGAAAATSPRTP encoded by the exons ATGTACCAAGGTTTCCCCGGTGACTACGACTCGGGTTCCCGCTGCAGTTCCTCTCCCTCCGCCGAATCCCAGTACCTCTCCTCGGTCGATTCCTTcgggagcccggcggcggcggcggccgcgcag GAGTGCAGCGGCCTGGGGGACATGCCCGGCTCCTTCGTGCCCACGGTGACggccatcaccaccagccaggACCTGCAGTGGCTGGTGCAGCCCACCCTCATCTCCTCGGTGGCCCAGTCGCAGCCCCCAGGGGCACCCATGGCGCACCCCCCTCCCGTCGATCCCTACGACCTCCCAGGACCCAGCTACTCTACGCCGGGCATGGGTGCCTTTGCCACAGGGCCGGCAGCACCGCCGGCACGTCCTGCTCGTGCCCGTCCCCGGCGCAGCCGCGAGGAGACG CTGacgccagaggaggaggagaagcgcCGGGTGCGGCGGGAGAGGAACAAGTTGGCAGCAGCCAAGTGCCGTAACCGGCGCCGGGAGCTGACGGATCGGCTGCAGGCG GAAACAGACCAgttggaggaggagaaagccGAGCTGGAGTCAGAGATCgcagagctgcagaaggagaaggaacGGCTGGAGTTCGTCTTAGTGGCCCATGCCCCTGCCTGCAAGCTCCCCTTTGAGGATGTCAGCTCCTTGGGTGCCGGCCCCGCCGAG AGGGAACCACCTGCGGAGCCTCGCATCAgcggagcagcagcagcgacCAGTCCTCGGACTCCTTGA